A genomic segment from Nicotiana sylvestris chromosome 1, ASM39365v2, whole genome shotgun sequence encodes:
- the LOC104227970 gene encoding cytochrome c oxidase subunit 3, producing MIESQRHSYHLVDPSPWPISGSLGALATTVGGVMYMHSFQGGATLLSLGLIFILYTMFVWWRDVLRESTFEGHHTKVVQLGPRYGFILFIVSEVMFFFALFRASSHSSLAPTVEIGGIWPPKGIAVLDPWEIPFLNTLIPLSSGAAVTWAHHAILAGKEKRAVYALVATVSLALVFTGFQGMEYYQAPFTISDSIYGSTFFLATGFHGFHVIIGTIFSIICGIRQYLGHLTKEHHIGFEAVAWYWHFVDMVRLFLFVSNYWWGGI from the coding sequence ATGATTGAATCTCAGAGGCATTCTTATCATTTGGTAGATCCAAGTCCATGGCCTATTTCGGGTTCACTCGGAGCTTTGGCAACAACCGTAGGAGGTGTGATGTACATGCACTCATTTCAAGGGGGTGCAACACTTCTCAGTTTGGGCCTCATATTTATCCTATATACCATGTTCGTATGGTGGCGCGATGTTCTACGTGAATCCACGTTCGAAGGACATCATACCAAAGTCGTACAATTAGGACCTCGATATGGTTTTATTCTGTTTATCGTATCGGAGGTTATGTTCTTTTTTGCTCTTTTTCGGGCTTCTTCTCATTCTTCTTTGGCACCTACGGTAGAGATCGGAGGTATTTGGCCCCCAAAGGGGATTGCGGTTTTAGATCCTTGGGAAATCCCTTTTCTTAATACCCTTATTCCCCTTTCATCCGGAGCTGCCGTAACTTGGGCTCATCATGCTATACTCGCGGGGAAGGAAAAACGAGCAGTTTACGCTTTAGTAGCTACCGTTTCACTGGCTCTAGTATTCACAGGCTTTCAAGGAATGGAATATTATCAAGCACCCTTCACTATTTCGGATAGTATTTATGGTTCTACCTTTTTCTTAGCAACTGGCTTTCATGGTTTTCATGTGATTATAGGTACTATTTTCTCGATCATATGTGGTATTCGCCAATATCTTGGTCATCTGACCAAGGAGCATCACATTGGCTTTGAAGCAGTTGCATGGTACTGGCATTTTGTAGACATGGTTCGGTTATTCCTATTTGTCTCTAACTATTGGTGGGGAGGTATATGA